TTTCGTAAATAGCCTTCTTTCACAAAATTGCCCTTTACGAAGCATTTTTGCATCGCGATATTATCTGCTCTTGTATAAGCTTCAATTCGAATTTTTGAAAGTTCACCAAATAAATAATCCTGAAGCCAGTGCAATACCTTTACACCTATTCCTTTGCCACGCACCTCTTCTATGAGTCGAATATCAAAGAGCGGAATCGTATCCTCAATATCATCTATGACAAGTACCCCAACCTTTTGCTGTTGGTGAATAATCCAAAAGGTCTCTCTACCATCGCTATAATAGCCCTTTTTAATGGCATTTCGAATCGATTGATGATCAAGTTTAGCATTGGAATGATATGGCCAATCATTCGAACATAATAGCTCTACGAATTCGTCGGCTTCATTATTAAATTTTAGAATATTCATTACTTTCACCTCATTACAAATTGTAGCATCATAAGATTTAAATGCTAAAAGCTATCAGCTAATCTCTACATTTTTATCGAGTAATCCTAACTGCTTAAATTCCTTGATTAATGTATCTGTATACACTTCCAATGCTTCTTTTGTTGGAATTTGATCCAATAATTGAGCTCTATTATAATGCTTCCCGCCTTTTATCACGGCATCGATGTCCATTGTATGTTCAATGTTCACCAGAGGATCTGCATTTAATATCACAATATCCGCAATATAATTTTCTTTAAGCATTCCTAACTGATCGATTTTCAGCAGTTTACTTGCATTCATTGTTGCTTGTTGTAATGCTTCTAACGGCGTAAATCCAGCTTCAACAAATAATTGTAACTCTCGGTGCAGCGCAAAGCCTGGATACGTAAAAATCCCTGCTGGTGTATCAGTACCTGGTACAACAATCCCTCCCATTTTGAAATACGTATAGGCAATTTTTTGAATCATTTTCGTTTGAATCCCAAATGATGTTTGCCCTTGCTTTGCTTGTGCTGCTGATTGCCAATTTGCTAAAAAATATGAACCCTTTTCCATATGAGTAATGACTTCATTATTTGGCTTCCAATAGTTTTCAGCTCGTCGCATTTGATCATATAACACCATTGTCGGACAAAGCTTGATATTATGTTCTAATAATTGGTGACAGATGGCTTCTATTTTTGCTGAATCAGGCTCATCCCAGGCGATCGAATCCCAAACCTTTTGATCAGCAGACATTGTCCACTCTGGATAGATTGCCTGAATGATTCCTGAAGCATGCTCTAGCCAGTCAACTCCCATTTCAGCCACATCTAACGCATTTAGTTTTTTAGAATAAATAATATCTGTACTGACTTCTTTACCATATTTCCTTGCTTCATCTACAACAGCTTTCATCATTTCTGACTCAAGCCATCCATACGTTTTTATAAAATCCGCGCCTAACTCTACTTGGCGTGCTACTTCTTTTTGCGCAAGTAAGGGATTATCTACATTAATATTATAAGGGCTGTCATCGCCCCACAATCCTGGAGGGCCATCAATCATACGATCTGCCGATATGACTCTAGGCTCAGGTGCATCTGCTTTAGCTTCCATAAAAGGCTTTAATTCAATCACACTTCCCGCTGTATTGCGAACTGTCGTCACACCTGCAGCGGTAAAATAATTGGCGAAATGCTTTTTAATATGAACATGCATATCAATCAGCCCTGGAATCAACCACTTATTTTCACAATCAATCTCTAATTCATGCTCGACTTGTAAATGTGGACCGATTTTTTGAATATGCTGATTTTCTATAAAAAGATCCTGCTTCTTAAACTCACCTGTTTCTATATTTAAAACAAAACCATTTTTCAATAACATGTTCATCACTCCAATTATTTTAGTATGATTAAAATTTTAATCTAATTTAAATATTTTGTAAATACTAAAAATTTGCTAAAATAAATATAGAGGTGAGGAAATGAACGCTTTAGGCGAAAAAATAAAAGCACGACGTAAACAGTTGGGCCTTACATTAAAACAATTAGCTGGTAATGATTTTTCGTATAGTTTATTAAGTCAAATTGAAAATAATAAAGCGAATCCATCGATGGACACGCTTCAAAAATTGGCACAAAAACTAGATATGCCGATAAGTGAGCTCTTAAATAATCAAAGTTATATCGATTACAAATCACTTTTAAAAAAGTGCGAAAAGCTGTTTGTGATGGATTATGAATGGGATTTAGATCGATATGAGCAAATCAAAACTCAAATCGAGGAGGTATTAGAGGATTTAACGTTTCAACAATACGAAGAAGTAAGGCTCGTTGAAATTTATTGTAATTGTAAATATCAGTTAGACAATGAACTTCCCCATGATTTATTTACACAAGTCACACATTTTTACGAGGAAATCGGAAACTATAATAAGTTCTTACAAGCAAAGCTATTTTTGATTGGCACTTTATTTAATCAACAAAAATACGAGCAATGTCAGGAACATTTAGAACAATTAGCTGTATTTTTTGAAGAGAATCGTCACTTAATCGATACGTCTGTGTTACTCGATTACTTCCATATGCAGGCATTAATTTTTAGTGCAACTGGTGACTATGACCACGCTGTCCAATCACTAGAATACGGCATATCACTTGCAAAACAACATAGCCTATACAAAAAGCATGTCCGGTATTTACAATTAAGTTGTTTTGTTTATTCACAACTGCATGATGAAAAAAAAGTGTTTGAAACATTAACGAAATTCAAATATTATACCGAGTTTTCCGAAAACCTTTATGAGATTGGCTTTTATGACTATGCGAACTTTTTTGTACAAAATCGCTTCAGTAAGCATTCGATTACAGAATCACTAGTTTTATATATCGACGATGCGAAAAAATTATCGAATTATACGATTTCGCCGATATTTACACAGGAGCTTGCTTATAGTTATTGGAAAACGAATGATTATGTAAAGGTTATTGAGACTTTAGAACATTACAGTATCCCTAACCATATTACGCATCCACTAGATGTTGCAGGCTGTTTAGAAATATTGGCAATCCGTGCTTACTGCTACAACGAGATTGGCAAGCGTGAACAAGCAATTGAAGAAATTATCGATACTTATCAAAGAATAAAGCATTTTCCAAATTCTACGTTTAAGCATTCGATTGAGCATATTTATAAAAAGCTATTATTGCTTTAAATAGAGGTAGCGGATTGATTTTCATAGTCCGCTACTTCTAAGTTGTTTTCCCCATTGAAAACCCTTCAAATAATCTGCCACCGTATGGTTGTAATACATTGTCTACGAATTCAATAATTTGAGTTTTATCTTTTGTTTCATAATAGCGATTCAATGCTTCAAAAAATTGAAAGGCGAGCTGTTCATCATGCGCTTTTAATAAACGAAACACCCATTTAGAAGTCCCAAGCCACTTGCCATTTGTTCTTAAAATAAACTCACTCACTAATTCTGCCAATAGGTTTACAATAAAAAGTTCTTCCTGAATCGTTGAACAACCTATAAAATCATCTAAAACATCAGTAATAAAATAACGTTTACTATCAATTGTTTGATCCGTCCATCGCTGTGGACCGTTATCCAACACTTCCTGTGCGTCCTTTTTTAAGTCATCTACTATTCCATCATCTTTTATGACTATTCCTTCTGCCAGCATTTTTTGAATAGATGGTCTTGCTCTTTCGTAATCCATAGTAAAATACTTTTTATACGACGTTACATTATGTAGAAACACCTCAATAGGCCAACCGAAATCGACGAAAGATTCTCGATAAGAGTCTTTAAGTTCTCTATCAAACACAACAATATCTAGATCAGATGTTGCCGTAGCTTCACCACGAACGACACTTCCTGCTAATACTGCAGCTTGGCAATTAGGAAAATACTTTTCAACAAATTGGCGAGCTGCATGAAGTGGCTCTATCATCACATTATTTTGCATCACTATTCCTCCTACTTTTGTTTATTTTTCGGTAAAATCATAAAATATTTAAATGTATTATTTCTTACAAAACGAATAATATAATAACATACTTTGAATTCTCTTTTTCCACACAAGAGTGTTGTACTATCGCCACTTCAGAACACACCATACTCCCTCTCCAATCCATTCAATTCGCTAATTTTATAAGGATTTACATAAGAATACGCTTTTACTTATCAAACATTTATAAAATCAAGTATGATAATGACAAAGTTAAAAAATCCAATTCAATGAAAAATGAGGTATCTTTATGAAAAAATTGATGAATAAGGCTGAAAATTTAGTCCATGAAATGTGCCGTGGCTTTGTCTTTGCACAGCCAGAATTACAATTTAATGAAAAGTATAAAATCATTCAAAAAAAGAACATCAACCATAATAAAGTAAGTTTAATCAGTGGTGGCGGTAGTGGTCATGAACCAGCACATGCAGGCTTTGTTGGACAAGGGATGTTAGATGCTGCTGTATGCGGTGATGTATTTGCCTCACCTTCGCAAATTCAAGTCTACCAAGCAATTAAGGAGGTTGCTACAGACAAAGGTGTTTTAATGATTATTAAAAACTATAGTGGCGATATGATGAATTTCAAAAATGGCGCGGCTTTAGCGGCCGAGGATGGCATTTTAGTCGATTACGTAAAAGTGGCGGATGATATCGCTGTGGAAGATAGCCTTTATACAGTTGGTCGTCGCGGTGTTGCTGGTACTATATTCGTTCACAAAATTGCAGGTGCAGCGGCTGAACTTGGCTTTGATTTAGCTACCGTAAAAGAAATTGCACAAAAAGCAGCTGATCAAGTGCGTAGTATTGGCTTTGCCTTTACATCTTGTACCGTACCAGCAAAAGGCACACCTACATTTACACTAGCTGAAGATGAAATGGAGTACGGTGTCGGTATTCACGGTGAGCCAGGGATTCGTCGTGAAAAAATACAAGCAGCGGATGAATTGGCTACGCGCATGGTCAATGATTTATTAAAAGATTTAGGTGACGTTAAGGAAGTTACCGTATTAGTGAATGGCTTTGGTGCAACACCACTTCAAGAGCTATACGTATTGAATAACAAGGTCATTCGCGAGCTTGTAGGTCATGGTGTAAACGTTCACCGTACATTTGTTGGCAACTACATGACAAGCATTGATATGGCGGGTGCTTCCCTTTCGATGTTAGCACTAGATACACAATTAAAAGATTTATTAAACGCAAAAAGTGCTGCCCCAGCTTTTAAAGTCGATGGCCCTGCTGACCCAATCGAAATCATGCAACAAGAAACAACAGGTTCAACTGAAGCAACCTATACAGTTGAAACTCCCGTTGAATTTGCAAAAATCCAAAATGAACAATTCACACTCGGAAACATGCACTACTACATCGATAAAATGAGTGCTGTTATTATTGAAAACGAAGTACCTTTCTGCGAATTAGACGCACATGCTGGTGATGGCGATTTTGGTATGAGTGTGGCAAAGGGCTTTAAACAATTAAAACGTGAATGGGCAGAACTAACTAAGGCCGCATCTATGAGTGATTTTTTAAATAGTAGCTCGATGATTATTATGGAACATTGCGGGGGTGCATCTGGTCCAATTTGGGGCTCTGCCTTCCGCGCTGCAGCAAAAGCAATCGAAGGAAAAACGGTCTTATCTCTTTCTGACTTTGAACACATGCTACAAGCAGCTGTAAAAGGGATTCAAACGACAGGCGAGCGTTCATTTGGACGTGGCGCAGTTGTCGGTGACAAAACATTAATCGATGCACTTGTGCCTTGTGTTGACGCATGGACGAAAGCTGTCGCGAGCAACAAAACATTTGCACAAAGCTTTACAGATGGTGCACAGGCAGCTGTTGAAGGCGCTGAGGCGACAAAAGACATCGTTGCACGAATGGGTCGTGCTGGTACAGTTGGTGACCGTAGTTTAGGTCATCCCGATGCGGGTGCTTATGGTTTAGGTGTCATCTTTACACAATTAGCAAAAGACGCACAGTAAAAAAGCATTTGTTAGGACAGCTAACCTATTTTAATTTCATAGCAACTCTCTGTTTGCATACTAAAATACAATTTTTCTCTGTGGAGAAAAATTGTATTTTTTTGTTATGTCGACTCTCTAGTAAAACCTTAATTATTTTCAATCTTTCAACATTTACTAATTAATTGAGTCGCCTACTTTGCTTTGTTACAATGGATTCTCGAGAAAGCTAACGTTTTAAAGAATTTTTAAATCAATACCATTTCACTTTAGGCATGATTGAATGGAGGAAATATATGCAAACGATCAAACTCTTTTTTCAAACGATGCCTTTCAAACAGCGTGTCGCACTTATTTTGTTATTGTGTTTACTTATTGGATCCTTCTTATTTGTTCACTCCAACCACTCATTTTATGAACAAGATATTGCGCAAATTATTGAATCCAAGACGAAAAGCACCACTAACACAGAAGATATGTTTCAAAATAAAGATGTAATCGTTTCACAGCTTTTAATCGCTGAGTTAAAAAACGGAGATCACAAGGGAGAACGGATTGAATTACAAAATGACTATTCCTATTCTCAGGGTTTTGATCAAAATTATGAAATCGGAACCGAAGTATTCGTCAGACTTTCCAAAGATCCACAAGGCCCCTTAATGGGGATTATTGATGGAGTGAAACGGGATAAATATTTAGTTATGATTGGCTGGATTTTCGTATTGGTCCTCTTAGCTGTTGGGAAAAGACAAGGATTCTTTTCGATCATTAGCCTGGCTATTAATATCGGTATACTGTCGCTCGCTTTAGATTTGTATACGACCAGTCAAAATCAAAGCTTACTTTGGATTTGTGTTATTTGCATCGTGCTCTTCACGGTAACTTCCTTGTTATTAGTGAATGGTATCAACGAGAAAACATTTGCTGCGATTATCGCGACGCTTATCGGAACATTTTTGTCACTCGCGATTACGTTTATCGCCCTTAAAATTACTGGGGAAAATGGACTGCGCTACGAAGAATTACAATTTCTAACGCGTCCTTATAAAACGGTCTTTATGGCAGGGCTGTTTATTGGTTCATTAGGTGCCGTGATGGATGTGGCGATCACGATGTCTTCTTCGCTTTTTGGCTTATATGAAGAAAACCCACACATTTCAATAAAAGCTCTTACGAAATCCGGCATGGAAATCGGGAAAGATATTATGGGGACCATGACCAATATCTTATTTTTTGCCTATGTTAGTGGGTCCATCCCGATGCTCCTACTTTATTTTAAAAACGCATCGGCATTTGGCTACACACTCTCACTCAATTTATCATTAGAACTCGTTCGTGCTTTAGCTGGAGGCATTGGGATTGTCATCACCATCCCGATTGGACTTTATACCGCCCTATTTTTCATTCAGAGAAAGAAGGTTAAACAATGAATGCCATTGTGCTGTTAGCCATCATTCTATTTTTATTGATGTTTCTTGTAGGTGGGAAAAAAGGGATTCGTTCATTTGTTGCATTATTTTTGAATTTTATCGTGGTGATTGTGGCGCTGTTTTTTATGAACGTGCCAACATTAAATCCGGTTCTCATCACACTTGTAGCTTGTATTTTCATTAGCTACATTAACTTATTTTTTATAAACCAAATAAATGCAAAAACGAAAACCGCCTTTGTGTCAACAATCATCACGACCTTGCTGCTCGTGTTACTCATCACGTATATAACGAACAATGCTATGATACAAGGTTTCGGTGAAGAAGAAACAGAAGAATTAGGTGCATTTTCACTGTATATTGGGATTGATTTTGTTAAGGTAGCCATCTCCGTTATCATTATGAGTACGATTGGCGCGATTACTGATGCAGCAATGGCGATTTCTTCACCGATGCGCGAGCTTCATTATCATCAACCGCACATCGAGCGAAAAGCATTGTTTCGTTTTGGCTTAACTATCGGACGGGATATCATCGGAACAAGTGTCAATACATTGTTCTTTGCGTTTATCGGAAGTTATTTGGCCCTCATCATTTGGTTTAAAGATCTTGCCTATTCATTTGGGGATATCGTAAATTCAAAAATTTTTAGTGGGGAAATGATTACGATTTGCTGTGCAGCAATCGGTGTTATCTTAGTCATTCCTGTTACTGCCTGGGTGACTTCGTATTTCTTAACCAAAAAATCTAGTGTACCTCGTCAACATGATTCTAATTAAACCATTTTACTTGGGAAAGAAAAAATACAATTTTTCTCCGTAGAGAAAAATTGTATTTTTGTTAGTATTATACTTTAAATCGGTTAATTTCTTCATTTACAGCTAAAGCACCTTCGCTAAGTGACTTCGCTACAGAGTTAATTTCATGCATTGTCGCTGTTTGTTCCTCAACTGCAGCTAGAATGACACTTGATTCCTCCGCTACGGTTGTTGCAGATTGCGCCATTTCTGAAACAGATGCAGCTACTTCTTCCGTACTTGCAGAAATTTCTTCTGATGATGCAGATACCTCTTGAATTTGAGTTGTCATATCAGTAATCGATCCTACGATATTCATAAATGATGTTTGCGCATTTTGCACGTACGTAACACCCTGATCAATATTTTGTACCGTTACATTAACGCTCTCTTCGACTTCTTTCGTATCTTTTTGAATCAGAGCTGTTAACCCCGTAATTTTCGTCGCAGAGTTTTTCGATTCCTCAGCAAGCTTACGTACTTCGTCGGCTACGACCGCAAAACCCTTACCATGTTCACCTGCACGCGCTGCTTCAATCGCCGCATTTAAAGCAAGTAAATTTGTTTGATCTGTAATATCTGTAATGACTTTTGTAATGCTTTCGATTTCAGCTGATTGTAAACTTAACTGCTTAATTTTCTCTTTTGTTTCATAAGATGACTGTTGAATAACCGTCATTTGCTGTTCAGCTGTTTCAAGTGTTTGACCACCTTCACGAGCAATGGCTTGCATGTCGACCGCTTGTGAATGTAATGATTGCGCTGCTTCAGCAATTCTTCCTACACCCTGTGCACTTTCATCAGTTGCAATGGCACAATCATTCCCCATAATCGCCGCTTGACTTCCACCTGTAGCGATCGCTTCCATACGTTCAGCAATATCTTTTGTCGCGATTGTTACTTCATCAGTACTTGCGGCTAATTGCTCTGTAGCCGCAGTCGTATTTGAGACATTCATCGACACACTACTAATTAGTTCACGTAAATTCGCTTTCATCGTATTAAACGTCTTAGCCAGTTCATTAATTTCATCTTTTGTATTGACGATAATATCCTGCTCTCGCAGGTCACCCGTTGCAATAACTTTTGCAGCGTCTGTTAAACGATTTAGTGGCTTCGTAATATTCACTGTAATTCTATAAGCTAAGGCAATGGCTATAAGTGAAGCTATAATTGAAATGATGATTAACATTGTTATGCTAACATTTGCATCGTCTGTTGTTTGTATACTTGTAGTATTCATTTCTGTCGATTGAAAATTAACAATATTATTAATCGACTGTTGAATTGCTTGATTTGCAGGCACGGCAGAATTAAAAAGTACGCCTGTAGCCTTTTCAACCTGGTTACTATCTACATATTGAATGATTTCATCCACATAGCCGTTATAAAGAACTTGTTGCTCTTTGATGTTTTGAATTTCTTTTTGCATTTGCTCGTCAACAAAAAGTGGCTCAATTTCATTCATTATTTGTGAAACGGTTTCTTTGTATGTAGCAATATTTTCTAAATCTGCGTTGTCTTGACGAAGCACATACGAACGAATCGATAACCCTTGTAACGATGTGGCATTTTGAATTTTAGAAGCTTCAATTACTTTATAAGCACGATCATCTAGTAGATAAGTATAATCCTCATCTATTTTCGACATTTGGAATATAGAAAAAATTGCAATGCCGATAAGCAATAGCGTAATACTACTAAAGCTTAAAAATAGTTTTTTTCTAATTGACATAGTCTCATAAAACCTCCAGTATTTATTAGGATTAATGGTATATCCGTATACTATTTCGGCATAAATACTCAAATTTTAATAGATTTACTAGTTTTTTTGACACTTTCCCACTCTAAATCAGCTTGTTATTTATAAATCAATAGAATCATCTCAATAAATAATGAATTTAAACGTTTCCCATTTCCAAAAAAATAGTAGTACAAACCGTATGCTTGGTTTGCACTACTACTGTCATAAGTATGTTGCAATGAAAAACAAATCTTTCAATCAAAAGTCGTTAACTCTTCTGCAACGCCCTTTAAAAAATCTTGTTCATATTGAATAGAGAAATGTTCATCAACCATTGTATAGTTCATACCATCGATTACAGTTACATTTTTTATGGCGTAACGATTCATTTCCTGTGCAGACAATTCTTCAATCGGGAAATTCGCTTCTACTTGAGCCAACAATTGATGTAATTGCATTGCAGACAATTCACTTTCCGCTTTTTTCAGTACAACATCTAGTAGCTTTATTAGATTTGATTCATCTAATTTGTCTAATTCTGAAGTAGACATTAGTAATGCGACCACTTCCTCTCCGTTAAAACGATGCGTGCCTTTTTCCAGTTCAAATCCTACTTGCGTGATTGCGCGTATGTGCATATCTTCTTGCAAATTGTATTCGATTCCATTTATGGATTCAATCAGCGCTGAAATTGTTTCTAGATCAATTACCGCATAATGATCAATGGGTATGTTGATTAGTTTTGAAACCGATGCTTTGACATTTTCAGCACCTCCAAAACGATAGGCAAACAGTAATTTATCGTACAATGCCGAACCATCCTCATTTTCTGAAACGGGTGCATAGGCGTCTTTTGGAATTGAAATTAGATTGACCTTCTTTTGATTTTTATTATAACTAACTAGCAGATTCAGATAGATTCGGTCTTCCATCTCTTTTGACTTAACTGTAATTAACGCGGTCTTAAATTCATCCTCATCAAGTACTGAATCACTAGCAACAGGGACGTTCGGCTGATCAAGGGCATTAGTATGATTCGTTTCTTCAGTAATATTTCCCGTAAGAATCGGTGGTAGAAATAAAAACAGACACACGCCAATCATCAATACAGCAACGGTAACAGGTACATACTTTTTAAATGCGTTATGTGATTTTTTTTGCGCTGGGTACTTGTATTCAAGTTTTCGAATTTGCTCAAATACTTCATTACGGTCTTCTTTTGTAAATGTTAGCTGTTGAGTAGACGAATGATGTAACGTTTCACGTAATCTCTTATCTTCCATGAAATTCAGCCTCCTTTAGGATGGATTCTAAACGTTGTTTTGCCCTTCTTAATCGTGTTTTCACTGTATTAACAGAGATATCTAGCACTTGGGCGATTTCCTCTGACGTTAATGATTCATAGTAATACAAATACACCACTTCCCTGTACACTTTTGGTAGCGAATAAATCGTATCCTTGATTTCTGCCTGATCATACTTTTCTAACACGGCTTTTTCTGTTGATGGTAAAATCGATTTTGTCGTTTCATGGATAAAGCCTTTTACCTGCACCATTTTGTAATGCCAGCTTTTTAAATAATCCTTGCATTCATTAATCGTAATACGATAGAGCCATGTTTTTATTTGTGCATCCTGGCGAAAAGTTTCGAGCTTTTTATAGCATTTTATAAACGTATTTTGTACTAGATCTTTTGCCACTTCTGCATCTTTCACATAAGAAAACGCTACTCTTACTAATTCATTGCCGTAGTCGATCATTAGCTGTTCTAACATCTCGTCTTTTTCTTCACGATTCATGCTGAAGCCCTCCCCCTTCTCTCTATTTCAAATTCTGCTATTAGACGAGCACCAATTCAAAATAGGTTCAA
The sequence above is a segment of the Solibacillus sp. FSL H8-0523 genome. Coding sequences within it:
- a CDS encoding helix-turn-helix transcriptional regulator, which translates into the protein MNALGEKIKARRKQLGLTLKQLAGNDFSYSLLSQIENNKANPSMDTLQKLAQKLDMPISELLNNQSYIDYKSLLKKCEKLFVMDYEWDLDRYEQIKTQIEEVLEDLTFQQYEEVRLVEIYCNCKYQLDNELPHDLFTQVTHFYEEIGNYNKFLQAKLFLIGTLFNQQKYEQCQEHLEQLAVFFEENRHLIDTSVLLDYFHMQALIFSATGDYDHAVQSLEYGISLAKQHSLYKKHVRYLQLSCFVYSQLHDEKKVFETLTKFKYYTEFSENLYEIGFYDYANFFVQNRFSKHSITESLVLYIDDAKKLSNYTISPIFTQELAYSYWKTNDYVKVIETLEHYSIPNHITHPLDVAGCLEILAIRAYCYNEIGKREQAIEEIIDTYQRIKHFPNSTFKHSIEHIYKKLLLL
- the dhaK gene encoding dihydroxyacetone kinase subunit DhaK, which encodes MKKLMNKAENLVHEMCRGFVFAQPELQFNEKYKIIQKKNINHNKVSLISGGGSGHEPAHAGFVGQGMLDAAVCGDVFASPSQIQVYQAIKEVATDKGVLMIIKNYSGDMMNFKNGAALAAEDGILVDYVKVADDIAVEDSLYTVGRRGVAGTIFVHKIAGAAAELGFDLATVKEIAQKAADQVRSIGFAFTSCTVPAKGTPTFTLAEDEMEYGVGIHGEPGIRREKIQAADELATRMVNDLLKDLGDVKEVTVLVNGFGATPLQELYVLNNKVIRELVGHGVNVHRTFVGNYMTSIDMAGASLSMLALDTQLKDLLNAKSAAPAFKVDGPADPIEIMQQETTGSTEATYTVETPVEFAKIQNEQFTLGNMHYYIDKMSAVIIENEVPFCELDAHAGDGDFGMSVAKGFKQLKREWAELTKAASMSDFLNSSSMIIMEHCGGASGPIWGSAFRAAAKAIEGKTVLSLSDFEHMLQAAVKGIQTTGERSFGRGAVVGDKTLIDALVPCVDAWTKAVASNKTFAQSFTDGAQAAVEGAEATKDIVARMGRAGTVGDRSLGHPDAGAYGLGVIFTQLAKDAQ
- a CDS encoding YibE/F family protein, giving the protein MQTIKLFFQTMPFKQRVALILLLCLLIGSFLFVHSNHSFYEQDIAQIIESKTKSTTNTEDMFQNKDVIVSQLLIAELKNGDHKGERIELQNDYSYSQGFDQNYEIGTEVFVRLSKDPQGPLMGIIDGVKRDKYLVMIGWIFVLVLLAVGKRQGFFSIISLAINIGILSLALDLYTTSQNQSLLWICVICIVLFTVTSLLLVNGINEKTFAAIIATLIGTFLSLAITFIALKITGENGLRYEELQFLTRPYKTVFMAGLFIGSLGAVMDVAITMSSSLFGLYEENPHISIKALTKSGMEIGKDIMGTMTNILFFAYVSGSIPMLLLYFKNASAFGYTLSLNLSLELVRALAGGIGIVITIPIGLYTALFFIQRKKVKQ
- a CDS encoding YibE/F family protein, which encodes MNAIVLLAIILFLLMFLVGGKKGIRSFVALFLNFIVVIVALFFMNVPTLNPVLITLVACIFISYINLFFINQINAKTKTAFVSTIITTLLLVLLITYITNNAMIQGFGEEETEELGAFSLYIGIDFVKVAISVIIMSTIGAITDAAMAISSPMRELHYHQPHIERKALFRFGLTIGRDIIGTSVNTLFFAFIGSYLALIIWFKDLAYSFGDIVNSKIFSGEMITICCAAIGVILVIPVTAWVTSYFLTKKSSVPRQHDSN
- a CDS encoding nucleotidyltransferase domain-containing protein, with the protein product MQNNVMIEPLHAARQFVEKYFPNCQAAVLAGSVVRGEATATSDLDIVVFDRELKDSYRESFVDFGWPIEVFLHNVTSYKKYFTMDYERARPSIQKMLAEGIVIKDDGIVDDLKKDAQEVLDNGPQRWTDQTIDSKRYFITDVLDDFIGCSTIQEELFIVNLLAELVSEFILRTNGKWLGTSKWVFRLLKAHDEQLAFQFFEALNRYYETKDKTQIIEFVDNVLQPYGGRLFEGFSMGKTT
- a CDS encoding LCP family protein, whose translation is MEDKRLRETLHHSSTQQLTFTKEDRNEVFEQIRKLEYKYPAQKKSHNAFKKYVPVTVAVLMIGVCLFLFLPPILTGNITEETNHTNALDQPNVPVASDSVLDEDEFKTALITVKSKEMEDRIYLNLLVSYNKNQKKVNLISIPKDAYAPVSENEDGSALYDKLLFAYRFGGAENVKASVSKLINIPIDHYAVIDLETISALIESINGIEYNLQEDMHIRAITQVGFELEKGTHRFNGEEVVALLMSTSELDKLDESNLIKLLDVVLKKAESELSAMQLHQLLAQVEANFPIEELSAQEMNRYAIKNVTVIDGMNYTMVDEHFSIQYEQDFLKGVAEELTTFD
- a CDS encoding amidohydrolase family protein yields the protein MLLKNGFVLNIETGEFKKQDLFIENQHIQKIGPHLQVEHELEIDCENKWLIPGLIDMHVHIKKHFANYFTAAGVTTVRNTAGSVIELKPFMEAKADAPEPRVISADRMIDGPPGLWGDDSPYNINVDNPLLAQKEVARQVELGADFIKTYGWLESEMMKAVVDEARKYGKEVSTDIIYSKKLNALDVAEMGVDWLEHASGIIQAIYPEWTMSADQKVWDSIAWDEPDSAKIEAICHQLLEHNIKLCPTMVLYDQMRRAENYWKPNNEVITHMEKGSYFLANWQSAAQAKQGQTSFGIQTKMIQKIAYTYFKMGGIVVPGTDTPAGIFTYPGFALHRELQLFVEAGFTPLEALQQATMNASKLLKIDQLGMLKENYIADIVILNADPLVNIEHTMDIDAVIKGGKHYNRAQLLDQIPTKEALEVYTDTLIKEFKQLGLLDKNVEIS
- a CDS encoding GNAT family protein yields the protein MNILKFNNEADEFVELLCSNDWPYHSNAKLDHQSIRNAIKKGYYSDGRETFWIIHQQQKVGVLVIDDIEDTIPLFDIRLIEEVRGKGIGVKVLHWLQDYLFGELSKIRIEAYTRADNIAMQKCFVKGNFVKEGYLRNAWENDDGTISDSVLFAAIYEDWKNNTITWPKLHDDITKTL
- a CDS encoding sigma-70 family RNA polymerase sigma factor, with protein sequence MNREEKDEMLEQLMIDYGNELVRVAFSYVKDAEVAKDLVQNTFIKCYKKLETFRQDAQIKTWLYRITINECKDYLKSWHYKMVQVKGFIHETTKSILPSTEKAVLEKYDQAEIKDTIYSLPKVYREVVYLYYYESLTSEEIAQVLDISVNTVKTRLRRAKQRLESILKEAEFHGR
- a CDS encoding methyl-accepting chemotaxis protein, translated to MSIRKKLFLSFSSITLLLIGIAIFSIFQMSKIDEDYTYLLDDRAYKVIEASKIQNATSLQGLSIRSYVLRQDNADLENIATYKETVSQIMNEIEPLFVDEQMQKEIQNIKEQQVLYNGYVDEIIQYVDSNQVEKATGVLFNSAVPANQAIQQSINNIVNFQSTEMNTTSIQTTDDANVSITMLIIISIIASLIAIALAYRITVNITKPLNRLTDAAKVIATGDLREQDIIVNTKDEINELAKTFNTMKANLRELISSVSMNVSNTTAATEQLAASTDEVTIATKDIAERMEAIATGGSQAAIMGNDCAIATDESAQGVGRIAEAAQSLHSQAVDMQAIAREGGQTLETAEQQMTVIQQSSYETKEKIKQLSLQSAEIESITKVITDITDQTNLLALNAAIEAARAGEHGKGFAVVADEVRKLAEESKNSATKITGLTALIQKDTKEVEESVNVTVQNIDQGVTYVQNAQTSFMNIVGSITDMTTQIQEVSASSEEISASTEEVAASVSEMAQSATTVAEESSVILAAVEEQTATMHEINSVAKSLSEGALAVNEEINRFKV